From a single Lentisphaera profundi genomic region:
- a CDS encoding NPCBM/NEW2 domain-containing protein has protein sequence MTSIRISLMTMSVLVIGGLQVNSATASTKSNLTNGQNTLSPLKNSKNPNSFDELWQDFDPQKEPLDIEVLKQWEQDGIVMKIVRYRVGIFNKKKAMMAAIYGYPKGAENLPGLIHIHGGGQYAHHTQVLANAKRGYATISLAWDGRLSAPGYKVNNDNVKAFKTGNTNDPKYKITTDWVGVDTREASEHTIDPVKSPRNTLWFYAGMGCRRALTFLENQKEVDGNRLGVYGHSMGGKLTVLTAGSDTRVKAAAPSCGGVSDIEKTKNIPGYTNTIDDKVYLKRITCPIVFQSPSNDFHASVDDLTLATNLVQSKEWRISSAAHINHNDLEENTILQPLWFDQFLKGTFETAKTPQAELILKTESGIPRFEVKPDQPDQVTELNVYYTEEGIPAGREKYHDFPTRNWKLAPAKRMGDSWVAELPTFSANKHLWVYANATYPLTQTVSGAGYGCDLYSANEYVLSSQMSMVTPQQKKQAGVKATQQHSLLIEDFIGDWEKRWFYTRGGHPAYWSFKTFKALSPMHEPPSMARLVLEVRSAKDIKLSISTFSSWDGGTENRSVKKAMKGGNKWQTISLLPSDFRDKQNNPLTDWSQLKKLQLSGPKPRPELRNLRWQEVPIKEWMANRKVKLAQAKTTDGKVYLDSQFADLFTSGYKVMMNKSCTGNPLTIGDKTYKQGIGTHAPSKGVFFLGGLYKSFHAEIGIQKHQPGSVRFRIRVDKKDVYDSGIMKQYSAPKTIDLDLSGAFELELIVDNAGDNSNGDHGNWCNAYLRK, from the coding sequence ATGACGAGTATTAGAATCTCATTAATGACAATGAGCGTCCTTGTGATTGGGGGCTTGCAAGTAAATTCAGCCACAGCAAGCACGAAGTCAAACTTAACGAACGGGCAAAATACTCTCTCTCCACTCAAAAATAGTAAAAACCCAAATTCATTTGATGAATTATGGCAGGACTTTGATCCTCAAAAAGAGCCCTTGGATATTGAAGTCCTTAAGCAATGGGAACAAGACGGGATCGTCATGAAAATTGTCCGTTACCGCGTCGGAATATTTAATAAAAAAAAAGCTATGATGGCGGCGATCTACGGCTATCCAAAAGGAGCTGAAAATCTTCCGGGACTGATTCATATTCATGGTGGTGGTCAGTATGCCCACCATACTCAAGTACTTGCCAATGCAAAACGTGGTTACGCCACGATCTCACTCGCATGGGACGGGCGCCTCAGTGCGCCAGGGTATAAGGTCAACAATGACAATGTAAAGGCTTTCAAGACCGGCAATACAAATGATCCTAAGTACAAGATCACAACCGACTGGGTCGGGGTGGATACTCGCGAAGCGTCAGAGCATACAATCGACCCGGTAAAATCGCCGAGGAACACACTCTGGTTTTATGCGGGTATGGGCTGTCGCCGTGCGCTGACATTCCTTGAGAATCAAAAGGAAGTCGATGGCAACAGGCTTGGCGTCTACGGTCACTCCATGGGTGGAAAACTGACGGTCCTCACAGCAGGATCAGACACACGCGTCAAGGCGGCAGCACCATCCTGTGGTGGCGTATCGGATATTGAAAAAACCAAGAATATACCCGGATATACAAACACCATTGATGATAAGGTCTATCTCAAACGGATCACTTGTCCGATCGTTTTTCAAAGTCCGAGCAATGACTTCCATGCGTCAGTTGATGACTTGACCCTGGCGACCAATCTGGTGCAGAGCAAGGAGTGGCGCATTAGCAGTGCCGCGCATATTAACCACAATGATTTAGAAGAAAATACGATCCTGCAACCGCTATGGTTTGATCAGTTCCTGAAGGGAACATTTGAAACGGCGAAAACACCCCAGGCTGAATTGATTCTGAAAACCGAATCTGGAATCCCTCGCTTTGAGGTGAAGCCAGATCAGCCGGATCAGGTGACGGAGTTGAACGTCTACTATACGGAGGAAGGAATTCCCGCTGGCCGTGAAAAATATCATGACTTCCCCACTCGTAATTGGAAACTTGCGCCCGCTAAACGTATGGGCGATAGCTGGGTGGCAGAGCTTCCCACCTTCAGTGCGAACAAACACCTTTGGGTCTATGCCAATGCAACCTACCCTTTGACACAAACTGTTTCTGGAGCTGGGTATGGTTGTGATCTCTATTCGGCTAATGAATACGTCCTATCTAGCCAGATGTCCATGGTGACGCCACAGCAGAAAAAACAAGCGGGAGTGAAGGCGACACAACAGCATTCACTACTCATCGAGGATTTTATAGGAGACTGGGAAAAGAGATGGTTTTACACTCGAGGGGGACATCCTGCCTACTGGTCATTCAAAACCTTTAAAGCCTTGAGTCCGATGCATGAGCCGCCTTCTATGGCAAGACTGGTGCTTGAGGTCCGTTCGGCAAAGGACATCAAGCTGAGCATTTCGACTTTCTCCAGTTGGGATGGGGGAACAGAAAACCGCAGTGTAAAGAAAGCTATGAAAGGTGGTAATAAGTGGCAAACGATTTCACTCTTACCGTCTGATTTTCGGGACAAGCAGAACAATCCCCTAACGGACTGGTCACAACTGAAAAAACTGCAGCTCTCGGGCCCTAAACCTCGTCCTGAGCTTAGGAATCTTCGTTGGCAAGAAGTGCCGATAAAAGAATGGATGGCCAATCGAAAAGTAAAACTCGCTCAAGCAAAAACTACTGATGGAAAAGTTTATCTTGATAGCCAATTTGCCGACTTATTTACCTCTGGCTATAAAGTTATGATGAATAAGTCATGTACCGGAAATCCGCTAACAATTGGTGATAAGACATATAAACAGGGAATCGGCACCCATGCTCCCAGTAAGGGGGTATTTTTCCTTGGTGGTTTGTACAAGAGTTTTCATGCAGAAATTGGCATTCAGAAACATCAGCCTGGCTCAGTTCGCTTTCGCATACGGGTGGATAAAAAAGATGTTTATGATAGCGGAATCATGAAACAATATTCTGCCCCTAAGACTATAGATCTGGATCTAAGCGGAGCATTTGAGCTGGAGCTAATCGTCGATAATGCAGGAGATAACAGCAACGGCGACCATGGCAATTGGTGCAATGCCTACCTAAGGAAATAA
- a CDS encoding GDSL-type esterase/lipase family protein translates to MTLLKFSLRHTVAIFCFFTLITSYAEPIRVACVGDSITFGYGIKDRKQMSYPAQLGKLLGSKYDVRNFGVNGHTLLSKGNAPYIKSKAYKEALAFGPQIVIIKLGTNDSKPMNWPHKNEFVTDYLALIQSFQKLKSQPQVFICKPVPVFPERWGITDTVVQEILPLIEQVSQKSGCTIIDLYSALSNKAELFPDKVHPNEAGATIMAETIAKAISESSTNHSILQKKAQLLFIGDSITDMNRSRRPDGWDKNHLLGHSYVFNIAGKLNYEQPELNLKISNLGISGNTVSDLRKRWQKDALDLKPDILTILIGVNDLNKNTPPAQYEVDYRHILKQSRQANPKIKIVLFDPFVLAAGGLKDPKKHQAARLKIDQFRLIVAKLAKEFDAIHIKTQDAFDAKVKLTPAEYWLWDGIHPLPQGHELMARLWLEAINK, encoded by the coding sequence ATGACTTTATTAAAATTTTCACTTAGACATACAGTCGCAATATTTTGTTTTTTTACGCTCATAACAAGCTACGCAGAGCCCATTCGCGTTGCCTGTGTTGGCGACAGCATAACCTTCGGTTATGGCATTAAAGACCGTAAGCAAATGAGCTACCCCGCTCAGCTCGGAAAATTACTTGGAAGTAAGTATGACGTACGCAACTTTGGTGTCAATGGCCACACCCTACTCAGCAAGGGCAATGCCCCCTATATCAAATCAAAGGCTTACAAAGAGGCTCTCGCTTTTGGTCCGCAAATCGTCATCATCAAATTGGGCACCAATGATTCCAAGCCGATGAATTGGCCCCACAAAAATGAATTCGTCACGGACTACCTCGCTCTCATCCAAAGTTTTCAAAAGCTAAAGAGTCAGCCTCAGGTCTTTATTTGTAAGCCCGTTCCCGTTTTCCCTGAGCGCTGGGGTATTACCGACACAGTTGTTCAAGAAATACTGCCACTTATTGAGCAAGTCTCTCAAAAGAGCGGCTGTACAATTATTGATCTCTACTCGGCCTTAAGCAATAAAGCTGAACTCTTCCCCGATAAAGTTCACCCCAACGAAGCCGGTGCCACCATCATGGCTGAAACAATTGCCAAAGCGATTAGCGAAAGCTCCACAAACCATTCAATTCTTCAAAAGAAGGCTCAACTGCTCTTCATTGGTGATTCGATTACCGATATGAACCGCTCACGACGCCCCGATGGTTGGGACAAAAACCACCTTCTTGGGCATAGTTACGTCTTTAACATTGCAGGAAAGCTCAACTATGAGCAACCAGAGCTTAATCTCAAAATCAGCAATCTTGGAATTAGTGGCAATACCGTTAGCGACTTGCGCAAACGCTGGCAAAAAGATGCCCTCGACCTCAAGCCCGATATCTTAACGATTTTAATCGGGGTAAATGATCTCAATAAAAACACCCCACCTGCTCAGTACGAAGTGGATTACCGCCACATCTTAAAGCAGAGCCGTCAGGCGAATCCAAAAATCAAAATCGTGCTCTTCGACCCCTTCGTGCTAGCTGCCGGAGGACTAAAAGATCCCAAAAAACATCAAGCCGCCAGACTTAAAATTGATCAATTCCGTCTCATCGTTGCGAAGCTCGCAAAAGAATTTGATGCCATTCATATCAAAACTCAGGATGCCTTCGATGCTAAAGTCAAACTCACACCTGCTGAGTACTGGCTCTGGGATGGCATCCACCCCCTGCCCCAGGGACATGAACTGATGGCTCGCCTCTGGCTTGAAGCCATCAACAAATAA
- a CDS encoding alpha/beta hydrolase family protein: MTKKHYLLTVLVLAFMPSLFAEETLPVLKDGFVPSSVEEAWAGFDPRKEALDVEVLKEWEEEGVVLKVLRYRIGTFKGKKAMMAAVYGYPKGAKNLPAIVQIHGGGQSAQDAFVLANAKNGYATLSIAWAGRIKSSQYTVTNKEKEMFWTGDKNHADYRITTDWGAVDAYHHHCRFKGNNFVQNPPSSSTVDAVKSPRNSGWFLVTLGARRAITFLERQAEANSDKIGVYGMSMGGKLTVLLAGADDRLKVAVPACGGISDLSTGRALAGVADDSYLKRISCPIIFMSPANDFHGKVQDLPQAVKDIKSKQWRIVSSPNKNHSDSAEYSAGGMLWLDQFLKGNFKMPKTPRSKLDINTNNHIPKFSVKPDQSKKILAVDIYYTTNGQGKAADKFWRQAKATEKDGAWSASLPLGGVDKPLWAYGDVTYALDKEISGVGYSGRRFTSDRFHLASVVQMINSADLKKAGVIASLKRPAVLESFANGWKSWTQDGNFHRYRKPIFTLREYQPLTADAKLVIDLRCEKANKLIIGIDQYVTEILLKGGSQWQTIELKPSDFHNGNGGKLTNWTGIKEIMIGEFKRFGKKNTLYGAPWQGKKAELRNLRWSDSPSKVK; encoded by the coding sequence ATGACTAAAAAACACTACTTACTCACTGTTCTTGTTCTTGCATTCATGCCTTCTCTATTCGCCGAAGAGACCCTACCTGTACTCAAAGACGGCTTCGTTCCATCTTCCGTGGAAGAGGCTTGGGCGGGCTTTGATCCACGCAAAGAAGCCTTGGATGTGGAAGTACTCAAGGAATGGGAAGAAGAAGGTGTGGTTCTAAAAGTCCTGCGCTACCGCATTGGTACTTTCAAAGGTAAGAAGGCAATGATGGCGGCTGTCTATGGCTACCCCAAGGGCGCCAAAAATCTTCCTGCCATTGTACAGATTCATGGTGGTGGCCAATCGGCTCAAGATGCCTTTGTACTCGCCAATGCAAAAAATGGTTACGCCACCCTTTCTATTGCTTGGGCGGGTCGGATTAAATCATCTCAGTACACGGTCACCAACAAAGAAAAAGAGATGTTTTGGACTGGTGATAAAAACCATGCCGATTATCGTATAACCACTGATTGGGGCGCGGTGGATGCTTATCACCATCACTGCCGCTTCAAAGGTAATAATTTTGTGCAGAACCCCCCTTCTTCAAGCACCGTGGATGCCGTTAAATCCCCTAGAAATAGCGGATGGTTTTTAGTTACCCTGGGAGCTCGTCGTGCCATTACTTTCTTAGAGCGGCAAGCCGAAGCCAACTCGGATAAAATCGGCGTCTATGGCATGTCCATGGGTGGTAAACTCACCGTCCTTTTAGCCGGTGCCGATGATCGCCTCAAAGTAGCCGTGCCCGCTTGTGGAGGCATTAGTGATCTATCTACGGGAAGAGCACTCGCTGGAGTCGCCGATGACTCATACCTCAAACGCATCAGCTGTCCGATTATTTTCATGAGCCCCGCCAATGATTTTCATGGCAAAGTACAAGACTTACCCCAAGCCGTCAAAGATATTAAGTCGAAGCAATGGCGTATCGTTTCTTCTCCAAATAAAAATCATTCCGATAGCGCCGAATATAGTGCGGGCGGAATGCTGTGGTTGGATCAATTCCTGAAAGGCAATTTCAAGATGCCCAAAACACCGCGAAGCAAGCTAGACATAAACACGAATAATCACATTCCAAAATTTTCAGTTAAGCCCGATCAATCAAAAAAAATCCTCGCGGTGGATATTTATTATACCACCAATGGCCAAGGAAAAGCTGCAGATAAATTTTGGCGTCAGGCCAAAGCGACCGAGAAGGATGGAGCGTGGTCAGCTTCACTTCCTTTGGGTGGTGTAGATAAACCTTTGTGGGCTTATGGGGATGTCACCTATGCACTCGATAAAGAAATTAGCGGAGTCGGCTATAGTGGCAGACGGTTCACCTCGGATCGTTTTCACCTCGCTTCTGTAGTCCAGATGATCAATTCTGCGGACCTCAAAAAAGCGGGAGTCATTGCCAGCCTCAAACGACCCGCAGTACTGGAAAGCTTTGCAAATGGCTGGAAGAGCTGGACCCAAGATGGCAACTTTCATCGCTACCGCAAGCCAATCTTTACGCTTCGTGAATATCAGCCTCTCACTGCTGATGCCAAATTAGTCATCGACCTACGCTGCGAAAAAGCAAACAAACTCATTATCGGCATAGATCAGTACGTCACTGAAATCTTACTCAAGGGTGGCTCTCAATGGCAAACTATCGAACTCAAACCTTCCGATTTTCACAACGGTAATGGCGGCAAATTGACGAATTGGACTGGTATCAAAGAAATCATGATTGGCGAGTTCAAACGTTTTGGCAAAAAGAACACTCTATATGGCGCCCCATGGCAGGGTAAAAAGGCCGAGCTTCGCAATTTGCGTTGGAGCGATTCTCCTTCCAAAGTAAAGTAA
- a CDS encoding glycosyl hydrolase family 95 catalytic domain-containing protein: MTKKHFLLITLLLALIPSVLAENINFQAFLNQHDMTWDRTPHRWEVAPYSGNGNVGFLFYQGKKEAKNIISIHAGRHDYYDHRLPDKGNQQLWIYRGRLPLGRFQIESKGDIISTDLRMDLWNAEMRGSVTTALGEYKVRAFTHSLKDVVYFDIDAGKNESISIKWIAERPISSVWHTITNGGGPKGGVWDDMRKAPYPMAPDAEFGENDTTEFCRQILHQHRGETTTAWKTQGEKDGKQTLRFSTHHSFPQKNSLAISQKNLAQSPADYDLAFKDHQAWWHDYYQQSFLTIDDKEKEAFYWIQMYKLGSAMRENGPILDLMGPWYHYTFWPMVWGDLNVQLIYWTHLTSNHLSLGESLPNNLDKYADNLRKNVPENWKDSISLGTCFPQDCLAYNHNKTPDMLAWIMHNYWLHCKFAGDDQRLKNKSFPLLKQTMNSYLNFFKENPSVNADGTINIRISWSPEYPAPWSKNVNFSLGLVKWMTQTLLELNEQFQLNDPLASEWRHINQNLVPFQTDENGLRISQDTPFEKPHRHYSHLLPFYPLALITPDNDKDKALLRKSVDHWLKVTESKTKIQAMAVTGYTATGAASMYACLGDAAKAYEYLDMLIKHKNVSPTTMYAEGNPVIESPLSFTTSLHDMLLQSWGDTIRVFPASPERWKNVAFDQLRTQGAFLVTAQRKNNQTQFIKIKSLAGKPCRIQCDIANPQFFINGKKLSSSQVERLKNKSYKIDLQKNQQVIILPAGSKLTDAKLVLEKNNNPSLFGFSKATERLPGHQFYSK; the protein is encoded by the coding sequence ATGACGAAAAAACACTTCTTGCTCATAACTTTGTTGCTTGCATTAATCCCTTCAGTACTAGCCGAGAACATTAACTTTCAGGCCTTCCTCAATCAACATGACATGACTTGGGATCGCACTCCTCATCGCTGGGAAGTCGCTCCCTATAGTGGTAATGGCAATGTCGGTTTCCTCTTCTACCAAGGTAAAAAAGAGGCCAAGAATATCATCTCTATTCATGCCGGTCGTCACGATTACTATGATCACCGCCTTCCTGATAAGGGCAATCAGCAATTATGGATCTACCGCGGCCGCCTCCCCCTCGGTCGCTTCCAAATCGAATCCAAAGGCGATATCATTTCCACTGATCTGCGCATGGACTTATGGAATGCCGAAATGCGTGGCTCGGTCACAACTGCTCTTGGGGAATATAAAGTCCGGGCCTTCACTCATAGCCTCAAAGATGTAGTTTATTTTGATATCGACGCGGGGAAAAATGAATCCATCAGCATTAAATGGATTGCCGAGCGCCCCATTTCTTCCGTATGGCACACGATTACAAATGGCGGTGGCCCCAAGGGTGGTGTTTGGGATGATATGCGCAAGGCCCCCTACCCGATGGCACCCGATGCCGAATTTGGCGAAAATGATACGACTGAGTTCTGTCGTCAAATCCTTCATCAACACAGGGGAGAAACCACCACGGCCTGGAAAACTCAGGGCGAGAAAGACGGCAAACAGACTCTACGTTTTAGTACTCATCATAGCTTCCCGCAAAAAAATAGCTTAGCGATAAGTCAGAAAAACCTCGCGCAAAGTCCCGCTGACTACGATCTCGCCTTTAAAGATCATCAAGCCTGGTGGCATGACTACTACCAGCAGAGTTTCCTGACGATTGACGACAAAGAAAAAGAAGCTTTTTACTGGATCCAAATGTATAAGCTCGGCTCGGCAATGCGTGAAAATGGCCCTATCCTCGACCTCATGGGTCCTTGGTATCACTACACTTTTTGGCCCATGGTCTGGGGCGACCTCAACGTTCAACTGATTTATTGGACCCACCTCACTTCTAATCACTTGAGCTTGGGTGAATCACTTCCCAATAATCTCGATAAATACGCTGATAACTTGCGCAAAAACGTGCCCGAAAACTGGAAGGATAGCATCTCACTCGGCACCTGTTTCCCTCAAGACTGCCTAGCTTATAACCATAACAAGACTCCCGATATGCTCGCGTGGATTATGCATAATTATTGGCTCCATTGCAAATTCGCAGGCGATGACCAACGCCTCAAAAACAAATCCTTTCCCTTGTTAAAGCAGACAATGAATAGCTACCTAAACTTTTTCAAAGAAAACCCCTCGGTCAATGCTGATGGCACCATCAACATCCGCATCAGTTGGTCACCTGAATACCCCGCTCCTTGGAGTAAAAATGTTAATTTTAGCCTTGGCTTAGTGAAGTGGATGACACAAACTCTCCTCGAACTCAATGAGCAATTTCAGCTCAATGATCCCCTCGCTAGCGAGTGGCGCCATATCAATCAAAATCTGGTCCCCTTTCAGACTGACGAAAATGGTTTGCGCATCTCGCAAGATACTCCCTTCGAAAAACCCCACCGTCATTACTCACACTTGCTGCCCTTTTATCCCCTCGCCCTCATCACACCTGATAACGACAAGGACAAAGCTCTACTGCGTAAATCTGTCGATCATTGGCTTAAAGTAACCGAGAGTAAAACCAAGATTCAAGCCATGGCCGTAACGGGATACACCGCAACTGGTGCTGCTTCAATGTATGCTTGTCTGGGTGATGCTGCCAAGGCCTATGAATACCTCGACATGCTCATCAAGCATAAGAATGTCAGCCCCACAACCATGTATGCCGAGGGCAATCCCGTGATTGAATCTCCGCTCTCTTTCACCACGAGTCTTCACGATATGCTGCTGCAAAGCTGGGGTGATACAATTCGCGTCTTCCCTGCCAGCCCCGAGCGTTGGAAAAATGTGGCTTTTGATCAACTTCGGACTCAGGGTGCCTTTCTCGTCACCGCACAAAGAAAAAATAATCAAACTCAGTTTATCAAAATCAAAAGCCTCGCTGGTAAGCCTTGCCGCATCCAATGCGATATCGCAAATCCACAATTTTTCATCAATGGTAAAAAGCTGAGCTCTTCCCAAGTCGAGCGCTTAAAAAACAAGAGCTATAAAATTGATCTCCAGAAAAATCAGCAAGTCATTATTTTGCCTGCTGGCTCTAAACTCACCGATGCAAAGCTCGTCTTAGAAAAGAATAATAATCCAAGTCTCTTTGGCTTCAGCAAAGCAACTGAACGCCTCCCAGGTCATCAATTTTATTCTAAGTAA
- a CDS encoding type II secretion system protein, with protein MHRKKFTLIELLVVIAIIGILASLLLPVLGKARKSSRHSVCINKVKQLGLVMSMYADDNDGKYTAAMVDNEYWTNYLIIANYWGSDSSITQEKQYAYYGCPERNSKPVVSGDLPSYSLNHGISGWGAPWTTVPRSSFRAPSKLITLPENQIANDPNEWGWLLSYYLWGREYTGHNGKSVTVHADGHVASYSLPQLLFFNSSPETIWIP; from the coding sequence ATGCATAGAAAAAAATTTACTCTTATCGAGCTCTTAGTTGTCATCGCTATTATTGGAATTTTGGCTTCCCTTTTACTGCCTGTCTTAGGCAAAGCTCGAAAGTCGAGCAGGCATTCAGTCTGTATTAATAAGGTCAAGCAGTTGGGACTTGTAATGAGCATGTATGCTGATGATAATGATGGCAAGTATACCGCCGCCATGGTAGATAATGAATATTGGACGAACTATTTAATTATTGCGAATTATTGGGGAAGTGATTCAAGTATTACTCAAGAAAAACAATATGCTTATTATGGTTGCCCTGAAAGGAATAGTAAACCGGTAGTAAGTGGTGACCTTCCTTCATATTCCCTTAATCATGGCATTTCTGGCTGGGGAGCTCCTTGGACAACTGTACCTAGAAGTAGCTTTCGTGCTCCCTCTAAGCTTATTACATTGCCCGAAAATCAAATAGCTAATGACCCAAATGAGTGGGGGTGGTTATTGTCTTATTATCTTTGGGGTCGTGAATATACAGGTCATAATGGAAAGTCGGTAACAGTACATGCGGATGGCCACGTAGCTTCATACTCACTTCCTCAACTTTTATTTTTTAATAGTTCACCTGAGACTATTTGGATACCCTAG